From Streptomyces sp. TLI_105, one genomic window encodes:
- a CDS encoding LysM peptidoglycan-binding domain-containing protein: MPAHRSLARRLPRALASVLVLAAVTAGLPWILTQATTAVWASGINAFTHLLTRTDTGAAFLLALVAVGWIAWATFVASLLVEIPAQLRGRTAPRLPGLRLSQRAAGTLVSGILILFASSTLATAAPALAAPAPSAPAATATALPATTPQTHAAPTTAAAEKTAGQTYTVRAVRPAESLWSIAEKLYGHGEQYTKIADANEGHTMADGTVFHADAPIRPGWILRLPDTPTVDAMPTPVPQQADSYTVTDGDTLWQVAEEQLGDGDRYTEIFDANKNKTQPDGGRLTDPDDIHTGWKLTLPHTTAPTTPPTEATPPPPRSADKPTTPAKPAPAAPTPAASTPPTTAPTAVPDRTKTPAPAQTPTRTISAPATPTARPEGPATASPSTTAEPAAPAAEEADGSLISEVTGIGMLTAGSLLLSLGTLRILQRRRRKPGQLPAPVDNEAAEQALHAAADPGSLELLDLALRTLAHHADREGLALPAATGARITARTVELLLPAAPHTTPDSDDTYDEDIDDLPLPEEESSALAPFTLAAPGRWVLDRAQDLLDPTDAAYVPAPYPGLVTLGTDPDGNHLLINLNVSRVLLLDGTPTAVRDTARVLALEAATSTWSDHAEIITVGLGDELPTLLPQNRIRAVPHLAAARADLAELLLEQRQQADADEAPPRMPWTLVCAVDIEEGEAKLLADTLTAARELPVALVLPAQGTAGAFGAFDDAIHLVVGTPRPQHVDVLDTDLIVQSLPEEDYQAFADLLRQAHQPAQPAEEPWTQVPSTAVSVTDDGDTSPAGLPPTPFAAFTATRPLTPVPPLPTPATPEQDSGEETEKQGETEEQSSAADSTGPGHATSTGTEEGQERGAAPLAEAVSAAPAAGSAAPAAQETQVVPEAGQDIGEDEPGDAVDLHAPEVQVLGPVAVTGIQASGHGPKLAQLAAYLYFKPGPPDTVREAMDPRSPWGTATLQTRISQLRNTLGTDPDGTLYLPRDRTGIYKLSPKVRSDWDRFTRLAERGLTRGPSAGIPDLEAALALVRGVPFGGTPPAWAAARYQEMLVRITDTVHTLATWHRQSARPDLDAARRVIRQGLDIDDSAELLYQDWMLIENQAGNREGVRTAYETLLTINRRLDVSTEPETEAIYERLVNRSA, translated from the coding sequence ATGCCCGCACACCGCTCCCTCGCCAGACGCCTGCCCCGCGCCCTGGCCTCCGTACTCGTCCTCGCCGCGGTCACTGCCGGCCTGCCCTGGATCCTCACCCAGGCCACCACCGCCGTCTGGGCCTCCGGCATCAACGCCTTCACCCACCTGCTCACCCGCACCGACACCGGCGCCGCATTCCTCCTCGCCCTGGTCGCCGTCGGCTGGATCGCCTGGGCCACATTCGTGGCGTCGCTCCTGGTCGAGATTCCCGCCCAGCTCCGCGGCCGCACCGCTCCCCGCCTGCCCGGACTGCGCCTGTCCCAGCGCGCCGCCGGCACCCTCGTCAGCGGCATCCTCATCCTGTTCGCCTCCAGCACCCTGGCCACCGCAGCCCCTGCCCTGGCCGCCCCCGCCCCGAGCGCGCCCGCGGCTACCGCGACCGCGCTCCCCGCCACCACCCCGCAGACCCATGCCGCCCCGACCACAGCGGCCGCCGAGAAGACGGCCGGGCAGACCTACACCGTCCGCGCCGTGCGGCCGGCCGAAAGCCTGTGGTCCATCGCCGAGAAGCTGTACGGGCACGGCGAGCAGTACACCAAGATCGCCGACGCCAACGAGGGCCACACGATGGCCGACGGCACCGTGTTCCATGCCGACGCGCCCATCCGGCCCGGCTGGATCCTGCGCCTCCCCGACACTCCCACCGTCGACGCGATGCCCACCCCGGTCCCGCAGCAGGCCGACTCCTACACCGTGACCGACGGCGACACCCTGTGGCAGGTCGCCGAAGAACAGCTCGGCGACGGCGACCGCTACACCGAGATCTTCGACGCCAACAAGAACAAGACCCAGCCCGACGGCGGCCGCCTGACCGACCCCGACGACATCCACACCGGCTGGAAGCTGACCCTCCCGCACACCACCGCCCCCACCACCCCGCCGACCGAGGCGACCCCGCCTCCGCCCCGGAGCGCCGACAAGCCCACCACCCCGGCAAAGCCTGCTCCGGCCGCGCCGACGCCGGCGGCCTCCACCCCGCCGACCACCGCCCCTACGGCCGTTCCGGACCGCACCAAGACCCCCGCCCCGGCACAGACCCCCACCCGCACCATCTCCGCCCCGGCGACACCCACTGCCCGCCCCGAAGGCCCGGCGACGGCCTCCCCCTCCACCACGGCCGAGCCCGCGGCGCCCGCGGCCGAGGAAGCCGACGGCAGCCTGATCTCCGAAGTGACGGGGATCGGGATGCTCACCGCCGGCAGCCTCCTCCTCAGCCTCGGCACACTGCGCATCCTCCAGCGCCGCCGCCGCAAGCCCGGCCAGCTACCCGCCCCCGTCGACAACGAAGCTGCCGAGCAGGCCCTCCACGCGGCCGCCGACCCCGGCAGCCTCGAACTCCTCGACCTCGCCCTGCGCACCCTCGCCCACCACGCCGACCGCGAGGGCCTGGCCCTCCCGGCCGCGACCGGCGCCAGGATCACCGCCCGCACCGTCGAACTCCTCCTCCCCGCCGCCCCGCACACCACCCCGGACAGCGACGACACCTACGACGAAGACATCGACGACCTGCCCCTGCCGGAGGAGGAGAGCTCCGCTCTGGCGCCGTTCACCCTCGCCGCCCCCGGCCGCTGGGTGCTGGACCGAGCCCAGGACCTCCTCGACCCCACCGACGCGGCGTACGTCCCCGCCCCCTATCCGGGCCTGGTCACCCTCGGCACCGACCCCGACGGCAACCACCTCCTGATCAACCTGAACGTCTCCCGCGTCCTCCTCCTCGACGGCACCCCCACCGCCGTACGCGACACCGCCCGCGTCCTCGCCCTCGAAGCGGCCACCAGCACCTGGAGCGACCACGCCGAGATCATCACCGTCGGCCTCGGCGACGAACTGCCCACCCTCCTCCCACAGAACCGCATCCGCGCCGTCCCGCATCTCGCCGCCGCCCGCGCGGACCTCGCCGAACTCCTCCTGGAGCAGCGCCAGCAGGCCGACGCCGACGAAGCCCCGCCCCGCATGCCCTGGACCCTGGTCTGCGCCGTCGACATAGAGGAGGGCGAGGCCAAGCTCCTGGCCGACACCCTCACCGCGGCCCGCGAACTGCCCGTCGCCCTCGTCCTGCCCGCCCAGGGCACCGCCGGCGCCTTCGGCGCCTTCGACGACGCCATCCACCTCGTCGTCGGCACCCCTCGTCCCCAGCACGTCGACGTCCTCGACACCGACCTGATCGTTCAGTCCCTGCCCGAGGAGGACTACCAGGCATTCGCCGACCTGCTCCGCCAGGCCCACCAGCCGGCCCAGCCCGCCGAGGAACCCTGGACCCAGGTCCCGTCCACCGCGGTGAGCGTCACCGACGACGGCGACACGAGCCCGGCCGGTCTGCCCCCCACCCCGTTCGCCGCGTTCACCGCGACCCGCCCCCTCACCCCCGTCCCCCCGCTCCCCACCCCGGCCACCCCTGAACAGGACAGCGGGGAGGAGACCGAGAAGCAGGGAGAGACGGAAGAGCAGAGCAGCGCAGCCGACTCGACCGGACCCGGCCACGCCACCAGCACTGGCACGGAGGAGGGGCAGGAGCGAGGCGCCGCTCCGCTCGCGGAAGCAGTAAGTGCCGCCCCGGCCGCCGGGTCTGCAGCACCGGCCGCGCAGGAGACGCAGGTGGTCCCTGAAGCAGGCCAGGACATCGGTGAGGACGAGCCAGGCGACGCCGTAGACCTGCACGCCCCCGAGGTCCAGGTCCTCGGCCCGGTCGCCGTGACCGGCATTCAGGCATCCGGCCACGGCCCCAAGCTCGCCCAGCTCGCCGCCTACCTCTACTTCAAGCCCGGCCCGCCCGACACCGTCCGCGAAGCGATGGACCCCCGCTCCCCCTGGGGCACCGCCACCCTCCAGACCCGCATCTCCCAGCTCCGCAACACCCTGGGCACCGACCCCGACGGCACCCTCTACCTCCCACGCGACCGCACCGGCATCTACAAGCTCTCCCCGAAGGTCCGCAGCGACTGGGACCGTTTCACCCGCCTCGCCGAACGCGGCCTGACCCGAGGACCGTCCGCAGGCATTCCGGACCTCGAAGCCGCCCTTGCCCTGGTACGGGGCGTCCCCTTCGGCGGCACGCCGCCGGCCTGGGCCGCCGCCCGCTACCAGGAGATGCTCGTCCGCATCACCGACACCGTCCACACTCTCGCCACTTGGCACCGCCAGTCAGCCCGCCCCGACCTCGACGCCGCCCGCCGCGTCATCCGCCAAGGCCTCGACATCGACGACAGCGCCGAACTCCTCTACCAGGACTGGATGCTCATCGAGAACCAGGCCGGGAACCGAGAAGGCGTCCGTACCGCTTACGAAACCCTCCTCACCATCAACCGCCGCCTCGACGTCAGCACCGAACCCGAAACCGAGGCCATCTACGAGCGGCTCGTCAACCGCAGCGCCTAA
- a CDS encoding serine/threonine-protein kinase: MRPLTDQDPRELGGYRLLARLGQGGMGRVYLAEDRRGALAALKVVHPERAHDPEFRRRFAREVRLAARVHGPGVASVTGADPDAETPWLAAEFVSGPTLSEAIARHGELPAEACRALAEQLAEALTAVHATGLVHRDLKPSNVILGADGARLIDFGIALATDESAITRTGQTPGTAGYIAPEVLLGGAAGPAADVFALGALLAFAAQGRHPYGSGPEAVLMARPLAADPDLSGITDVKLAALLRRALAREPAHRPSLAEFAGLADLGTAGGGSWIPPSLLDDIGRRTHEVTTRTRPRRATAPEPHPPTAMDGPAPGTRRAPDGPGTSPAPPGPQRRHFTRRGVLGLGAATAAAGAAAWLINENTALGPAPKILWRHAMKGPAFDPLVTRDTVYAISEEDGLVALDIRTGAQRWHRSLNGSLAGPVLGNGMLYHSGGNRLTALDSRSGATRWSVPLPGEQGHAMIPGPDLLYMPDEPVRALDATDGSARWSYAHDPSHPGIVQGLLWRNALFVYSLSYVDRVDATTGKRVWRAEVEAAQDLAISDGTLYVSHFGGVSLLNPVDGTVRKTLTRDKFPVFDIAVAGRALCIDDMADDRVHGLDALTGEERWSADLGKHTFLSELDGGALAVTSDTMVCAVDAGTGVVRWRLHDTGTTSTPVIANGVVYVGTERRGLLALSAATSA, from the coding sequence GTGCGGCCACTCACTGATCAGGATCCTCGGGAGTTGGGGGGTTACCGGCTGCTGGCGCGGCTTGGGCAGGGGGGCATGGGGCGGGTCTATCTGGCCGAGGACCGGCGGGGCGCGTTAGCCGCCCTGAAGGTGGTGCATCCCGAGCGCGCGCACGACCCTGAGTTCCGGCGGCGTTTCGCCCGGGAGGTCCGGCTTGCCGCGCGGGTACACGGGCCCGGCGTCGCCTCGGTGACCGGTGCCGACCCGGATGCCGAAACACCGTGGCTGGCCGCCGAGTTCGTTTCAGGTCCCACGCTGAGCGAAGCGATCGCGCGGCACGGCGAGCTGCCCGCCGAGGCTTGCCGTGCTCTCGCCGAGCAGCTGGCCGAGGCGCTGACGGCCGTCCACGCGACGGGCCTGGTCCATCGCGATCTCAAACCGTCCAATGTGATCCTCGGCGCCGACGGCGCCCGCTTGATCGACTTCGGTATCGCCCTGGCCACCGACGAGAGCGCCATCACCCGCACCGGACAGACCCCGGGTACCGCCGGCTACATCGCGCCCGAGGTGCTGCTGGGCGGTGCTGCGGGGCCCGCCGCCGACGTGTTCGCCCTTGGCGCGCTGCTCGCCTTCGCTGCCCAGGGACGTCATCCGTACGGGTCTGGGCCCGAGGCGGTCCTGATGGCCCGGCCCTTGGCGGCCGATCCCGATCTCTCAGGCATCACCGACGTGAAGCTCGCTGCCCTGCTTCGCCGCGCTCTGGCCCGGGAGCCCGCGCACCGGCCGTCGCTGGCCGAGTTCGCCGGCCTGGCCGACCTCGGCACGGCCGGCGGCGGGTCCTGGATTCCGCCGTCCCTGCTCGACGACATCGGCCGGCGCACCCATGAGGTCACTACACGTACGCGGCCCCGCCGGGCCACCGCTCCAGAGCCGCATCCCCCCACCGCGATGGACGGACCCGCGCCCGGCACCAGGCGTGCACCCGACGGCCCCGGCACCTCGCCCGCCCCACCCGGCCCGCAGCGACGACACTTCACCCGACGCGGTGTACTCGGCCTGGGAGCCGCCACGGCCGCCGCCGGCGCTGCGGCCTGGCTGATCAACGAGAACACCGCCTTGGGGCCCGCCCCCAAGATCCTTTGGCGGCATGCCATGAAAGGGCCCGCCTTCGACCCGCTGGTGACCCGGGACACGGTGTACGCAATCAGCGAGGAAGACGGGCTCGTGGCGCTCGACATCCGTACCGGTGCACAGCGTTGGCACCGCTCCCTGAACGGTTCTCTGGCCGGCCCTGTGCTCGGGAATGGCATGCTGTACCACTCCGGCGGCAACCGGCTGACAGCACTCGACTCCCGTTCCGGCGCCACCCGTTGGTCCGTCCCGCTGCCCGGGGAACAGGGACACGCGATGATCCCAGGACCCGACCTCCTGTACATGCCGGATGAGCCGGTGCGCGCACTCGACGCAACCGACGGCTCTGCACGGTGGTCGTACGCGCATGACCCATCCCACCCCGGCATAGTGCAAGGCCTGTTGTGGAGGAACGCGCTCTTCGTCTACAGCTTGTCGTACGTGGACCGGGTCGACGCCACGACGGGAAAACGGGTGTGGCGGGCCGAAGTGGAGGCGGCCCAGGACCTGGCCATATCGGACGGCACGTTGTATGTGAGTCATTTCGGAGGTGTGTCTCTCCTGAACCCAGTCGATGGCACAGTGCGCAAGACCTTGACGCGGGACAAGTTTCCGGTCTTCGACATCGCCGTTGCGGGCCGCGCCCTGTGCATCGACGACATGGCCGACGACAGAGTTCACGGGCTCGACGCGCTCACTGGGGAGGAACGATGGAGCGCCGACCTGGGCAAACACACCTTCCTGTCAGAGCTGGACGGCGGAGCGCTGGCAGTCACCTCGGACACCATGGTCTGCGCGGTCGATGCCGGCACCGGTGTGGTCCGCTGGCGGCTACACGACACCGGCACCACCTCCACACCCGTCATCGCGAACGGTGTGGTCTATGTCGGCACCGAACGCAGAGGCCTGCTCGCCCTCTCAGCAGCAACTTCTGCCTGA